One window from the genome of Metabacillus flavus encodes:
- a CDS encoding potassium channel family protein, which translates to MYLFRKFYLKAIKIKFITLMTATLLFLFLNAWIIKGLEPETFESYLHAIWWLMTTMTTVGYGDVSPVTPAGRLWTMLVIYPFGIGIFGIVIGMIVDSFSKHKQMKEEGKLMYKGQNHYVIIGWTLKSKEAVKELLFEEPDTDLVLIDELEKSPVTHERFHFISGSATDSAILDQAGISRSKAVLIFAPAHIEDMDLADGRTLLIASSIEEYDTGTEKNIYTIAEILNKQHVKMFKHANIDEFVLSQHSASHLMAKSARHHGTSTVFDKLLNNGNRDAELREIRSLPEWKTYRDAFDHLREKNVLLLSDQEDMNVLQKLGEPLAPGTKLYVVCDEESLGWIGGN; encoded by the coding sequence TTGTATTTATTTAGAAAGTTCTATTTGAAAGCGATAAAAATCAAGTTCATCACCCTCATGACTGCCACCCTGTTATTCCTGTTCCTTAACGCCTGGATCATAAAGGGACTTGAGCCTGAAACCTTCGAAAGTTACCTGCATGCAATCTGGTGGCTGATGACCACGATGACAACGGTTGGATATGGAGATGTTTCTCCCGTCACACCTGCAGGCAGGCTGTGGACAATGCTCGTCATTTATCCTTTCGGGATCGGAATTTTTGGAATCGTCATTGGAATGATTGTCGATTCTTTTTCCAAACATAAGCAAATGAAGGAAGAAGGGAAACTCATGTACAAAGGACAGAATCATTATGTCATCATCGGCTGGACCCTTAAATCAAAAGAGGCGGTTAAAGAGCTGCTGTTCGAGGAGCCGGATACAGACCTTGTTTTAATTGATGAGCTTGAAAAATCCCCGGTTACCCATGAACGGTTCCACTTCATCAGCGGAAGTGCAACCGATTCGGCTATTCTGGATCAGGCAGGCATCTCCCGTTCCAAAGCGGTTCTCATCTTTGCACCGGCTCACATCGAAGACATGGATCTCGCTGACGGGAGAACTCTGCTCATTGCCTCAAGCATTGAAGAATATGACACCGGCACGGAGAAGAACATTTACACGATAGCGGAAATCCTTAATAAACAGCACGTTAAAATGTTCAAGCACGCCAATATCGATGAATTCGTTTTATCGCAGCATTCAGCTTCGCATTTGATGGCCAAATCCGCCCGGCACCACGGCACGAGTACCGTCTTTGACAAGTTATTAAACAATGGAAACCGCGACGCAGAACTGCGGGAAATCCGCTCTCTTCCGGAATGGAAAACGTACCGGGATGCCTTTGACCATTTACGCGAAAAGAACGTCCTGCTGCTGTCGGATCAGGAGGATATGAATGTGTTGCAAAAACTTGGTGAACCGCTTGCTCCGGGAACGAAGCTATATGTGGTATGTGATGAGGAGAGCTTGGGGTGGATTGGGGGGAATTGA
- a CDS encoding protein adenylyltransferase SelO gives MGTESAKTGWCLESSYTSLPSSFYTVIDPNPVNHPQMVIFNKQLAASLGLNAKQLQIDAASLSGNEIPEGSVPLAQAYAGHQFGNFTMLGDGRAMLIGEQITPSGKRMDIQLKGSGPTPYSRRGDGRAALGPMLREYIISEAMHGLGIPTTRSLAVVATGEPIYRETELPGAILTRTAASHLRVGTFQYAANWTSEEELRALADYAIDRHYPEIKDDDNRYLSLLQEVMKRQAELISKWMLVGFIHGVMNTDNMTISGETIDYGPCAFMDTYDPETVFSSIDVQGRYAYVNQPGIGGWNLARFAESLLPLLHKEQEEAVKIAQEAISGYPELYKQQWYKGMRSKLGIFNEEKEDETLIQQLLTMMQKEKADYTNTFVALTFNRETVLSKNQDLADWKARWQERLSRQEESEAAIHQLMRNSNPAIIPRNHHVEAALDAAVNGDLTVMEKLLHALSNPYEHSEKQVAYAEPPGPECGPYETYCGT, from the coding sequence ATGGGAACTGAATCAGCAAAAACAGGATGGTGCCTGGAAAGCAGCTACACCAGTCTGCCATCATCCTTTTACACAGTAATCGATCCAAATCCTGTGAATCATCCACAAATGGTTATTTTTAATAAACAGCTTGCCGCAAGTCTTGGTCTAAATGCAAAACAGCTCCAAATCGATGCCGCCAGCCTTTCCGGAAACGAGATTCCAGAAGGTTCCGTCCCTCTGGCTCAAGCGTACGCAGGTCATCAATTCGGGAACTTTACGATGCTTGGAGACGGACGGGCCATGCTGATTGGAGAACAGATCACTCCTTCAGGGAAACGGATGGATATCCAGCTGAAAGGGTCAGGCCCGACACCTTATTCACGCCGCGGGGACGGCCGGGCGGCGCTCGGTCCGATGCTGCGCGAATACATCATCAGTGAAGCGATGCATGGTCTTGGGATCCCGACAACACGAAGCCTCGCGGTAGTAGCAACGGGGGAACCGATTTACCGCGAAACCGAATTGCCTGGCGCCATTTTAACGAGAACAGCTGCCAGCCATCTGCGCGTCGGCACCTTTCAATATGCAGCCAACTGGACATCCGAGGAAGAACTGAGGGCGCTTGCTGACTATGCGATCGACCGGCATTATCCGGAAATCAAAGATGATGATAACCGCTATTTGTCGCTGCTTCAGGAAGTCATGAAGCGGCAGGCCGAACTGATTTCCAAATGGATGCTTGTTGGATTTATCCATGGTGTCATGAACACGGACAATATGACAATCAGCGGGGAAACGATTGATTACGGCCCATGTGCTTTTATGGATACGTATGATCCGGAAACCGTCTTCAGCTCGATTGATGTTCAGGGCCGCTATGCCTACGTGAATCAGCCGGGGATTGGCGGTTGGAACCTGGCGAGATTCGCTGAAAGCCTCTTGCCGCTGCTGCATAAAGAGCAGGAGGAAGCGGTGAAAATCGCGCAGGAGGCGATTTCTGGCTATCCTGAGCTGTACAAGCAGCAATGGTATAAGGGAATGAGGTCAAAGCTCGGCATTTTTAATGAAGAAAAAGAGGATGAAACGCTGATTCAGCAATTGCTCACTATGATGCAGAAGGAAAAAGCAGACTATACGAATACCTTTGTAGCTTTGACTTTTAACCGTGAAACAGTCCTTTCGAAAAATCAGGACTTGGCTGATTGGAAAGCACGCTGGCAGGAAAGATTGTCGAGACAGGAAGAATCGGAAGCAGCTATTCATCAGCTGATGCGGAACAGCAATCCTGCCATCATTCCAAGGAATCATCATGTGGAAGCGGCGCTTGATGCTGCGGTTAATGGGGATTTAACTGTGATGGAAAAGCTTTTGCATGCTCTTTCAAATCCATATGAGCACTCGGAAAAACAGGTGGCATATGCTGAGCCGCCGGGGCCTGAATGCGGGCCTTATGAGACGTATTGCGGGACCTGA
- a CDS encoding DUF2294 domain-containing protein: MGEGILGKRSSSSENKHLGTCSHCGAEGVLTPAEQKLSETESGLLSVKKIRAELVESGADELKQIVSSATGVEIMSFHTDISTRTGERVMVFLTEGNEKRETFKKP; encoded by the coding sequence GTGGGAGAAGGAATACTTGGGAAGAGGTCCTCTTCAAGTGAAAACAAGCATCTTGGAACATGCAGTCATTGTGGTGCTGAGGGGGTTTTAACACCGGCGGAGCAGAAGCTTTCTGAAACGGAAAGCGGTCTGCTGTCGGTAAAGAAAATCCGGGCAGAACTAGTGGAATCAGGCGCAGATGAATTAAAGCAAATTGTCAGCAGCGCGACAGGAGTGGAAATTATGAGCTTTCATACAGACATCAGTACGCGCACAGGGGAGCGGGTCATGGTGTTTCTGACGGAAGGAAATGAAAAACGGGAGACATTTAAAAAGCCCTGA
- a CDS encoding NADP-dependent isocitrate dehydrogenase translates to MKMKKQITVAYGDGIGPEIMAAVLRMIKAAGAELEIEEVEIGEKVYQRGVTAGMDRRAWDSIRRTKVFLKAPITTPQGGGYKSLNVTTRKALGLYANVRPCLSFSPFVDTLHPDMDVVIIRENEEDLYAGIEHRQTDDVYQCLKLISRPGTEKIVRYAFEYARHHNRKKVTCFVKDNIMKLTDGLFSKIFQEIGEEYPEIKKENWIVDIGAAKLADTPEMFDVIVMPNLYGDILSDVAAQIAGSVGMAGSANIGEQCAMFEAIHGSAPRRAGQNLANPSGLLHGAIMMLVHIGQPEAAEKVHNAWLKTLEDGIHTYDLYKEGTSKQKAGTQEFADAVISRIGQIPTGLKPVSYSTGTSWKIAASETKPAKKELAGIDIFLHWKGGNPDDLGGKVSAIKSGNLSLFVITNRGVKVYPEGFPETYCTDHWRCRFLGEGITPEQAAELYGQLIQNGFDCIKTENLYLFDGIPGFSAVHG, encoded by the coding sequence ATGAAAATGAAAAAGCAAATTACTGTGGCTTATGGGGATGGAATTGGTCCGGAAATAATGGCTGCGGTACTCCGTATGATTAAAGCAGCAGGTGCTGAGCTTGAGATTGAGGAAGTAGAAATTGGAGAAAAGGTTTACCAGCGGGGTGTTACTGCGGGAATGGACCGCAGGGCATGGGATTCAATCCGCCGGACAAAAGTGTTTTTGAAGGCGCCTATTACCACTCCGCAGGGCGGGGGCTACAAAAGCTTAAACGTAACGACCCGCAAGGCACTTGGATTATATGCAAACGTACGCCCTTGCCTATCCTTTTCCCCGTTTGTGGATACACTTCATCCGGACATGGATGTCGTGATCATACGAGAGAATGAAGAGGATTTATATGCTGGGATTGAGCACAGGCAAACGGATGATGTATATCAGTGTCTAAAGCTCATTTCGCGGCCGGGGACGGAGAAAATTGTCCGCTATGCATTTGAATATGCCAGGCATCATAACCGTAAAAAGGTAACATGCTTTGTGAAGGACAACATTATGAAGCTTACAGACGGGTTATTCAGCAAAATCTTTCAAGAGATTGGCGAGGAATATCCTGAAATCAAGAAGGAAAACTGGATTGTTGATATCGGAGCAGCAAAACTTGCGGATACACCGGAAATGTTCGATGTCATCGTCATGCCAAATCTATATGGAGACATTTTATCGGATGTTGCCGCCCAAATTGCAGGGTCGGTCGGGATGGCGGGCTCTGCAAATATAGGAGAACAGTGCGCGATGTTTGAGGCAATCCATGGCTCCGCACCGAGACGTGCCGGCCAAAATCTCGCAAACCCATCCGGTCTGCTGCATGGAGCAATCATGATGCTGGTTCATATCGGACAGCCGGAAGCAGCCGAAAAGGTCCATAATGCCTGGCTGAAAACGCTGGAGGATGGCATTCATACGTATGACTTATACAAAGAAGGAACAAGCAAACAAAAAGCCGGTACCCAAGAATTCGCGGATGCAGTCATCTCACGGATTGGACAGATTCCCACAGGCCTTAAACCTGTCTCTTATAGCACGGGAACTTCATGGAAAATCGCGGCATCAGAAACCAAACCGGCGAAAAAAGAGCTGGCAGGAATCGATATTTTTCTTCATTGGAAAGGCGGGAATCCAGATGATCTCGGCGGTAAGGTGTCTGCCATCAAGTCGGGAAATCTAAGTCTGTTCGTCATTACTAACCGTGGAGTGAAGGTTTATCCAGAGGGCTTCCCGGAAACATACTGCACGGACCATTGGCGCTGCCGTTTTCTTGGCGAAGGCATTACACCTGAACAGGCGGCAGAACTGTATGGACAGCTTATCCAAAATGGATTTGACTGCATTAAAACGGAAAATTTATATCTGTTTGACGGAATACCGGGCTTTTCGGCAGTGCATGGATAG
- a CDS encoding SDR family NAD(P)-dependent oxidoreductase: MTKRVAVITGGASGIGRETCLKFAKKGDRVVVADFNEAAGNETAEMIRSNNGEAIFIKTDVSKYEDVTRLIEKTVEEYGRIDIMFNNAGIGSSTPVLDMNMDAYHKIIDINQHGVAYGIIAAGKKMKELNIKGVIINTTSVYGILASPSTFAYHATKGAVNMMTKSAALELAPYGIRVVGIAPGVVDTPIIQTYKDHGIIDSMKAKVMGNKLTQPEQLANAVYLLSLEEADAINGSVVMADEGYASFK, from the coding sequence ATGACGAAAAGAGTAGCTGTTATTACAGGCGGAGCCAGCGGGATTGGAAGAGAGACATGCCTTAAATTTGCCAAAAAAGGAGATCGTGTTGTCGTTGCTGATTTTAATGAAGCAGCCGGAAATGAGACAGCCGAGATGATCCGTTCAAATAACGGGGAAGCCATCTTCATCAAAACGGACGTTTCCAAGTATGAGGATGTTACCCGCTTAATCGAGAAAACCGTTGAAGAATACGGAAGAATTGATATTATGTTTAATAATGCCGGAATTGGCTCATCCACACCTGTTCTGGATATGAATATGGATGCCTATCATAAAATTATTGATATTAATCAGCACGGTGTAGCATATGGAATCATCGCAGCCGGCAAAAAGATGAAAGAACTGAATATTAAAGGGGTTATAATTAACACAACCTCCGTATACGGAATTCTCGCATCCCCGAGCACATTCGCATACCATGCGACAAAAGGAGCCGTAAACATGATGACAAAATCAGCGGCCCTTGAATTAGCTCCTTACGGAATCCGTGTAGTGGGAATTGCGCCTGGAGTGGTTGATACCCCGATTATCCAAACCTATAAAGACCATGGCATCATTGATTCTATGAAAGCCAAGGTCATGGGCAACAAACTTACTCAGCCTGAACAACTGGCAAATGCGGTCTACCTTCTTTCATTAGAAGAAGCCGACGCAATCAACGGCAGTGTTGTAATGGCTGATGAAGGATACGCATCCTTTAAATAG
- a CDS encoding methyl-accepting chemotaxis protein: MKLTTMLKVILTSVVVLSGITIISLALLITSLINRGEAFDRQLEFKNLAVELEGASDYLTNEVRNYVVLGEQEHVDNYWKEVNETKTRDKVVSRLKELNTPKQLLSLVEEAKQKSDTLINLEDAAMKAVEEKDFNKARLLVFGKEYEQGKSQILIPIDKFQKDLADWSNKQSEDISRKMTVYLIVTGISILILMLVIIVSLFIFMKKINPLKEMTAIAQSVAGGNLAAGRVKESTKDEVGVLAQSINKMVDNLRTLILEVSQASEHVASSAEELTASAEQGSNAAEGITGLTQELASGSEKQLLTVSESSRYFNQMYESVEEILSKAKSASDSARNTSNKAIIGNGAITTSIEQMNSIQANVLNLSAVIKELGNRSYEIGKIVDVITGIADQTNLLALNAAIEAARAGEQGKGFAVVADEVRKLAEQSAASAKQIFTLINLIQDSTNRAVNGMEETTNEVSAGITIVQTAGDSFKEIISSTKGVAIEIEEMSGSVNELADNTEKVSQSTKEISQVAEESSAGVRMAAASSEEQLAAMEEITSSAVMLAKMAEDLQNVIGKFNLE, from the coding sequence GTGAAATTAACGACAATGCTAAAGGTGATCCTGACTTCCGTAGTTGTCTTATCCGGGATTACCATCATCAGTTTGGCTCTTTTGATCACATCTTTGATCAATCGGGGGGAAGCTTTTGATCGTCAGCTTGAGTTTAAGAACCTGGCGGTCGAATTAGAGGGAGCATCCGATTATTTAACCAATGAGGTCAGAAATTATGTTGTGCTCGGTGAACAGGAACACGTTGACAACTATTGGAAAGAGGTTAATGAAACCAAGACCCGGGATAAAGTGGTTTCAAGGCTGAAGGAATTGAATACGCCAAAGCAATTGCTTTCACTTGTAGAGGAAGCAAAGCAAAAATCGGACACCTTGATCAATCTTGAGGATGCTGCAATGAAAGCAGTGGAAGAAAAGGACTTTAACAAAGCAAGATTGCTTGTATTTGGAAAAGAATATGAGCAGGGTAAATCACAAATTCTCATTCCAATTGATAAATTCCAAAAGGATTTGGCCGATTGGTCTAATAAGCAATCAGAAGATATAAGCAGAAAAATGACTGTCTATTTAATTGTAACTGGAATTAGCATACTGATTCTTATGCTTGTCATCATCGTGAGCTTGTTCATTTTTATGAAAAAAATCAACCCGCTGAAAGAGATGACCGCAATCGCACAAAGCGTAGCTGGTGGAAATCTTGCGGCAGGACGGGTGAAGGAGAGCACCAAAGATGAAGTAGGTGTTCTAGCTCAATCCATTAACAAGATGGTGGATAATTTAAGGACACTCATCTTGGAGGTCAGCCAGGCATCTGAGCATGTGGCATCAAGTGCCGAAGAACTGACAGCCAGTGCGGAGCAGGGAAGCAATGCAGCAGAAGGGATCACCGGTTTAACCCAAGAGCTTGCATCAGGCTCGGAAAAACAGCTTCTTACGGTCAGTGAAAGCAGCAGGTATTTTAATCAGATGTATGAGAGCGTAGAGGAGATTTTGAGTAAAGCTAAATCAGCTTCCGATTCAGCAAGGAATACGTCCAATAAAGCGATTATTGGAAATGGAGCGATTACGACATCAATTGAGCAAATGAACTCGATTCAGGCTAATGTATTGAATCTATCAGCTGTCATCAAAGAACTCGGTAATCGCTCGTATGAAATCGGTAAAATCGTCGATGTAATTACAGGTATAGCTGACCAGACAAATCTGCTGGCTCTAAACGCAGCAATTGAAGCAGCAAGAGCGGGTGAGCAGGGGAAAGGATTTGCTGTTGTAGCAGATGAGGTTCGAAAGCTGGCGGAACAATCCGCAGCGTCGGCCAAACAGATTTTCACTCTAATCAATCTCATCCAGGATTCTACGAATCGGGCTGTAAATGGAATGGAAGAAACAACAAATGAAGTTTCCGCTGGCATTACCATCGTCCAAACAGCAGGTGATTCGTTCAAAGAAATCATCTCTTCTACAAAAGGAGTCGCAATAGAAATTGAAGAGATGTCCGGCAGTGTGAATGAGCTAGCTGATAATACAGAAAAGGTATCCCAATCAACAAAAGAAATTTCTCAGGTAGCAGAAGAATCCTCAGCCGGAGTCCGAATGGCGGCTGCTTCTTCTGAAGAACAGCTGGCTGCTATGGAGGAAATCACTTCTTCGGCAGTGATGCTGGCAAAAATGGCAGAAGATCTGCAGAATGTAATAGGCAAATTTAATCTTGAATAA
- a CDS encoding LysM peptidoglycan-binding domain-containing protein, with translation MKKSLFLGVALAGAISFAAASDAEAASSQTYRVKSGDSLSKIANVYKVTVSQLKQWNHLKTDIIYAGKTLYVKNPAAAQATASSSKKHIVRSGETLSSISKKYGVAIDKIKEANRLKSAVIKTGQTLVIPKAAPVKTTSTVKTPAPAKTPAKAAAPAKATTYYIVKPGNTLSAIAKLFNTSVQEIKRLNSLKSDKLLVGQKLKMTEGVLPVLAEGVFPLKPGSFQTYPNSWGNSRTYGGSRTHEGIDIMAKKGTPIYSVTDGVIERYGWNELGGWRLTIRTKEGYRIYYAHLDQYAAGMKQGLSVKKGQFLGTVGDSGYGKTGTKGKFAPHLHIGVYNQSFQAVNPYPFLIYWERN, from the coding sequence ATGAAAAAAAGCCTATTCTTGGGAGTGGCTTTGGCAGGAGCAATTAGTTTCGCTGCAGCTTCGGATGCAGAGGCTGCATCATCCCAAACGTACCGGGTAAAATCGGGAGACAGCCTGTCAAAAATCGCAAATGTTTACAAGGTAACCGTCAGCCAGCTGAAACAGTGGAATCACCTCAAAACCGACATCATCTATGCTGGAAAAACACTGTATGTAAAAAATCCCGCCGCCGCTCAAGCCACTGCCTCCAGTTCAAAAAAACACATCGTCCGTTCAGGAGAAACACTATCCAGCATTTCAAAAAAATATGGCGTAGCAATCGACAAGATCAAAGAGGCCAACCGGTTAAAGTCTGCGGTCATTAAAACAGGACAAACCTTGGTTATCCCTAAAGCAGCGCCTGTAAAAACAACCAGCACAGTTAAGACACCAGCACCAGCTAAGACACCAGCTAAAGCAGCTGCGCCGGCCAAAGCAACAACCTACTATATCGTAAAACCGGGAAATACCCTCTCTGCCATTGCCAAACTATTTAATACATCGGTCCAGGAGATCAAAAGATTAAATAGTTTAAAGAGTGACAAATTGCTTGTAGGGCAAAAATTAAAAATGACAGAGGGTGTATTGCCTGTACTGGCTGAAGGAGTCTTTCCTTTAAAGCCTGGAAGCTTCCAGACCTATCCTAATTCATGGGGCAATTCCAGAACTTATGGAGGTTCAAGGACCCATGAGGGAATCGACATTATGGCGAAAAAGGGAACGCCTATCTATTCCGTAACCGATGGAGTCATTGAAAGATACGGCTGGAATGAATTGGGAGGATGGAGATTGACCATCAGAACAAAAGAAGGCTACCGAATCTATTACGCCCACTTGGATCAATATGCGGCCGGCATGAAGCAAGGCCTATCTGTGAAAAAGGGACAGTTCCTTGGTACAGTCGGAGACAGCGGATATGGAAAAACCGGAACAAAAGGGAAATTTGCTCCGCATTTGCATATCGGCGTCTACAATCAAAGCTTCCAAGCCGTTAACCCCTATCCGTTTTTGATTTATTGGGAAAGAAATTAA
- a CDS encoding LysR family transcriptional regulator: MNIEQLEHVAEAAKAGSLTKAADHLHVSLSAISQSISKLEKELGVQLFIRNRQGTALTAEGILIMEKTEKVLAAIGELREEANRCSDTLAGDLKIGMIPGPINLLIDMVSAYKTDYPNVKVEIYEMGPVKIAEGILNNDLDIGLILTSHSFAVQNHELIAEKILEGKMVVGVHKQSPLAELDRISPEQLFKETLVLYNDDYIKKFAYDTLSPYGPIDILFTTNNTEAIKRAVQSGVAVTLGIDYSFRSRSPYPDHTIIPIDIEGKDKEPLNLALIRRKDKAPSRKVEEIMRRIHRELK, from the coding sequence TTGAATATTGAGCAATTGGAGCATGTTGCAGAAGCGGCGAAAGCAGGGTCTCTTACGAAGGCGGCCGATCATTTGCATGTAAGCCTATCAGCCATCAGCCAGTCGATCAGCAAGCTGGAAAAAGAACTGGGAGTCCAGCTTTTTATCCGCAATCGCCAAGGCACAGCTTTAACGGCCGAAGGAATACTAATAATGGAGAAAACAGAAAAAGTTCTGGCAGCGATTGGAGAACTGAGAGAGGAAGCCAACCGCTGCTCGGATACGCTTGCCGGTGATTTGAAAATTGGCATGATTCCGGGTCCTATTAACCTTTTAATCGATATGGTTTCAGCATATAAAACCGATTATCCGAACGTCAAAGTGGAAATCTATGAAATGGGGCCCGTGAAAATTGCCGAAGGGATTCTGAATAATGATCTGGATATCGGTCTGATCTTAACCTCCCATTCGTTTGCGGTTCAAAACCACGAACTGATTGCTGAGAAGATCTTAGAAGGGAAGATGGTGGTGGGTGTTCATAAACAATCCCCGCTCGCAGAACTGGATCGGATCTCTCCGGAGCAGCTTTTTAAGGAAACGCTCGTCCTGTATAACGATGACTATATTAAAAAGTTCGCGTACGATACCTTATCTCCATATGGGCCAATTGATATTCTTTTTACCACGAACAACACGGAGGCTATTAAGCGCGCTGTACAAAGCGGAGTAGCTGTTACACTTGGGATAGATTATTCTTTCCGCAGCCGTTCCCCTTATCCAGATCATACAATCATTCCGATTGATATTGAAGGAAAGGATAAAGAGCCGCTTAACCTTGCTTTGATTAGGAGGAAAGACAAGGCCCCTTCGCGGAAGGTAGAAGAAATCATGAGAAGAATTCATAGGGAGCTAAAATGA
- a CDS encoding DUF6671 family protein: protein MNHPYSGKEAAFATMHKKEEIAAPVFAELHVSLRVPPNINTDEFGTFTGETKRKQTPLETARLKARLGMKQLGLPYGLASEGSFGPCRYFPFVGEDCEIFLWMDEILGIEIHEQVISTSTNFSSAAVPSLEKAEFFLTQASFPSHSLIVRPNQLTEPVFYKGICRKRELEEAIAACTAISKDGLALIQTDMRAHHNPMRQKVIQEAARKLVKRMGSLCPQCGCPGWGVSKTVRGLPCELCHFPTAMVKEEIFSCKGCTYTRMTERSDGKKKAGAMYCDSCNP, encoded by the coding sequence ATGAATCATCCATATTCCGGAAAAGAAGCAGCCTTTGCCACGATGCACAAAAAGGAAGAAATAGCCGCTCCGGTGTTCGCTGAACTCCACGTTTCACTTCGTGTCCCCCCGAATATCAACACAGATGAATTCGGGACATTTACTGGAGAGACAAAAAGAAAACAAACTCCCTTAGAAACAGCCCGTTTAAAAGCAAGGCTTGGGATGAAGCAGCTAGGCCTCCCGTACGGTCTAGCCAGTGAAGGAAGTTTTGGTCCATGCAGGTACTTTCCTTTTGTCGGGGAGGATTGTGAAATTTTTTTGTGGATGGATGAAATACTTGGAATCGAAATACATGAACAGGTCATCAGTACCTCCACCAATTTCAGTTCAGCGGCTGTTCCGTCCTTAGAAAAAGCCGAGTTTTTTTTAACACAAGCGAGCTTTCCTTCCCATTCCTTAATTGTAAGGCCGAATCAATTAACTGAGCCTGTTTTTTACAAAGGAATCTGCAGGAAAAGAGAACTGGAGGAAGCGATTGCCGCATGTACAGCGATCTCAAAAGATGGGCTCGCTTTGATTCAAACGGATATGAGGGCCCATCATAATCCGATGCGGCAGAAGGTCATCCAAGAGGCTGCAAGAAAGCTTGTGAAACGGATGGGGTCTCTATGTCCCCAATGCGGATGTCCTGGCTGGGGAGTTAGCAAAACGGTAAGGGGGCTTCCTTGTGAACTGTGCCATTTTCCGACTGCGATGGTGAAGGAGGAAATTTTCAGCTGCAAAGGATGCACCTATACCAGGATGACAGAACGAAGTGATGGCAAGAAAAAAGCGGGTGCGATGTATTGTGATAGCTGCAATCCATAA
- a CDS encoding MFS transporter, producing the protein MSEMTSPKKLGMGALFQNRVIRTILLSVFFLQIGIWVRNYSILLYVIEKTNESPVAVSLISVAEFAPIFLFSFIGGTFADRWRPKRTMVWCDLLSAVSVFVVLLTLFFGDWKIIFFATLVSSILSQFSQPAGMKLFKLHVPAELVQMGMSMYQTVFALFMILGPILGTFVFQRYGILAAVGVMGVAFLISAAVLLMLPADPEPKKEKPKTTLMEEMKEGFRYVLNSKALTLLGACFAAAGLAIGLTQPLGVFLITERLGLPKEELQWLMAAFGIGMILGGGITIAISKKVMPQMLLAIGMTASAIGMVGMGLSTELWLTLTAQFFAGLFMPCIHIGINTMILQNTEESFIGRVNGILNPLFMGAMVITMSASGWLKTHLSIVYVYEISAVLLVIGVLVLVPIMRKSSVKQEFKQGM; encoded by the coding sequence ATGTCAGAAATGACGAGCCCGAAAAAATTAGGTATGGGGGCTTTGTTTCAAAATCGAGTAATTCGGACGATTTTGCTATCGGTGTTTTTTCTTCAGATAGGAATTTGGGTGAGGAATTATTCGATCCTGCTGTACGTAATCGAAAAGACGAATGAAAGTCCAGTGGCGGTATCACTGATTTCTGTTGCTGAATTTGCTCCGATCTTTTTATTTTCATTCATAGGCGGAACGTTTGCGGATAGGTGGCGTCCGAAGAGGACGATGGTATGGTGTGATTTATTAAGCGCCGTTTCCGTGTTTGTCGTTCTTCTTACTTTGTTCTTTGGAGACTGGAAAATCATTTTCTTCGCGACTCTCGTTTCCTCAATTCTTTCTCAGTTTTCCCAGCCGGCGGGGATGAAGCTATTCAAGCTGCATGTTCCGGCAGAGCTTGTTCAAATGGGGATGTCAATGTATCAGACCGTTTTTGCCCTGTTTATGATTTTAGGTCCGATTCTTGGAACGTTTGTATTTCAGCGGTACGGAATTCTGGCGGCCGTTGGTGTAATGGGCGTGGCCTTCTTAATTTCAGCTGCGGTTCTCCTCATGCTGCCGGCGGATCCTGAACCGAAAAAGGAAAAACCGAAGACCACTTTAATGGAGGAAATGAAGGAAGGGTTCCGTTATGTATTAAACAGCAAGGCACTAACTCTTCTTGGGGCGTGCTTTGCAGCGGCTGGTCTTGCGATCGGATTAACGCAGCCGCTCGGTGTGTTCCTGATAACGGAAAGACTCGGACTTCCTAAAGAAGAGCTGCAATGGCTCATGGCCGCCTTCGGAATCGGGATGATCCTCGGCGGGGGAATTACCATTGCCATTTCCAAAAAAGTGATGCCTCAAATGCTCCTTGCCATCGGGATGACGGCAAGCGCGATTGGAATGGTCGGGATGGGACTCTCTACAGAATTATGGCTCACATTGACGGCTCAATTCTTTGCCGGGCTGTTCATGCCATGTATTCATATCGGAATCAATACAATGATCCTGCAAAATACGGAAGAGTCTTTCATCGGAAGGGTAAACGGGATATTGAATCCGCTGTTTATGGGAGCGATGGTTATTACTATGTCCGCTTCCGGATGGCTGAAAACCCATCTATCCATTGTGTACGTATATGAAATATCCGCTGTACTCCTGGTTATTGGCGTGCTGGTGCTTGTGCCGATAATGAGGAAATCGTCCGTTAAGCAGGAATTTAAACAGGGGATGTAA